One window of Methanogenium organophilum genomic DNA carries:
- a CDS encoding ATP-binding protein, giving the protein MKIAICGKGGSGKSTLVALLAREYARRNRSVLVFDTDESNLGLNRLLGTDAPADLIDYFGGKKTVGAKIMAAMPDIASVNLIEDSWKVDSLPKDYVAEDHGIRLVAIGKIHDAGEGCACPMGILARQIIQRVRLDDNDIAIVDTEAGIEHFGRGIDQEADVILMVLDPSFESLRLAEKIREIAGGIGIPLYYVLNKVDPGMAARMREEVTDSSRIICEIQQEPGILEAGLSGEALTNGHPVIDQLVTVLEG; this is encoded by the coding sequence ATGAAGATTGCTATTTGTGGAAAAGGAGGCAGTGGAAAGAGCACGCTCGTTGCCCTGCTCGCGCGCGAGTATGCACGGAGAAACCGCTCTGTGCTGGTCTTCGACACCGACGAATCAAACCTCGGGCTGAACCGCCTGCTCGGTACAGATGCACCGGCCGACCTGATTGACTACTTCGGGGGAAAGAAAACCGTGGGGGCGAAGATAATGGCAGCGATGCCCGATATTGCTTCCGTTAATCTAATAGAGGATTCATGGAAAGTCGACAGCCTTCCGAAGGACTACGTTGCCGAAGATCATGGCATTCGGCTCGTCGCCATCGGCAAGATCCACGATGCGGGAGAGGGGTGTGCATGCCCGATGGGGATACTCGCAAGGCAGATTATTCAAAGAGTTCGCCTCGATGACAACGATATTGCTATCGTAGACACTGAAGCGGGAATCGAGCATTTCGGACGTGGCATCGATCAGGAGGCCGATGTGATCCTCATGGTTCTTGACCCATCGTTTGAATCGCTGCGACTCGCGGAGAAGATTCGAGAGATCGCAGGGGGTATCGGCATCCCGCTCTATTATGTGCTGAACAAGGTAGATCCGGGCATGGCGGCCCGGATGCGCGAAGAAGTTACGGATTCTTCTCGGATCATCTGTGAAATCCAACAAGAACCCGGCATCCTGGAAGCAGGCCTCAGCGGAGAGGCTTTGACAAACGGACACCCGGTAATCGACCAACTGGTCACGGTGCTGGAAGGGTGA
- a CDS encoding 3-isopropylmalate dehydratase large subunit, with amino-acid sequence MAATITEKIFSRRCAKEISAGDVMMAPIDAAMIHDITGPLAINKFREMNGTAVFDPAKIIMLFDHQVPADSIPAAENQKFMRDFAAEQGILNYDIHEGVCHQVAVEKGRVRPGDIVVGCDSHTCTYGAIGAFATGIGSTDMGFALKYGALHFRVPESLKLTTTGTFQNRVGAKDLILRMIGDLSVDGATYRAVEFTGDTISEMSIPARMTCCNMAIEMGGKAGIVAPDEITRTYCDGRMDDGWLDLAPDEDATYVLEREYDAADLVPQIAAPHNVDNVGDVTQFEGTPVNQVFIGSCTNGRYEDLKEAAEVLNGRKFAPDIRVIIVPASRTEYLKALRAGLIETFVEAGGIVEAPCCGPCMGGAFGLLAPGEVSLSTSNRNFRGRQGSTEAEVYLCSPATAAASAVTGEITDPREVA; translated from the coding sequence ATGGCAGCAACAATCACAGAGAAGATCTTCTCCCGCAGATGCGCGAAAGAGATCTCAGCAGGTGACGTCATGATGGCCCCTATAGATGCGGCAATGATCCATGACATCACGGGCCCGCTTGCAATCAACAAGTTCCGTGAGATGAACGGAACAGCGGTCTTCGACCCGGCAAAGATAATTATGCTTTTTGACCACCAGGTCCCGGCCGACTCTATTCCTGCAGCAGAAAACCAAAAGTTCATGCGGGATTTTGCTGCCGAGCAGGGTATTCTTAACTACGACATCCACGAGGGCGTCTGCCACCAGGTGGCAGTTGAGAAAGGGCGGGTCAGGCCGGGCGACATCGTTGTCGGCTGCGACTCCCACACCTGCACCTACGGGGCAATCGGAGCATTTGCAACCGGTATCGGATCGACCGACATGGGCTTTGCACTGAAGTATGGCGCCCTCCATTTCCGGGTTCCCGAAAGCCTGAAACTCACCACAACCGGTACCTTCCAGAACCGCGTTGGAGCAAAAGACCTTATCCTCCGGATGATCGGCGACCTCTCCGTGGACGGCGCCACCTACCGGGCTGTGGAATTCACCGGTGACACCATCAGTGAAATGTCCATCCCCGCCCGAATGACCTGTTGCAATATGGCCATCGAGATGGGTGGCAAAGCGGGCATCGTCGCACCAGACGAGATAACCCGCACTTACTGCGACGGCCGCATGGACGATGGCTGGCTCGACCTTGCCCCCGATGAAGATGCCACATATGTGCTCGAACGCGAGTATGATGCAGCAGACCTCGTCCCCCAGATCGCAGCCCCCCACAATGTGGATAATGTCGGAGATGTGACACAGTTTGAGGGCACACCCGTCAACCAGGTTTTCATTGGCTCCTGCACCAACGGCCGATATGAAGACCTTAAAGAGGCAGCAGAGGTACTGAACGGCCGGAAATTCGCTCCCGACATCCGGGTCATTATCGTTCCCGCCTCCAGAACAGAGTATCTCAAGGCACTCCGGGCAGGTCTCATCGAGACTTTTGTTGAGGCAGGGGGTATCGTCGAGGCGCCCTGCTGCGGTCCGTGCATGGGCGGGGCATTCGGCCTGCTCGCACCCGGAGAGGTTTCACTCTCTACCTCCAACCGCAACTTCCGCGGCAGACAGGGAAGTACCGAGGCAGAAGTCTACCTCTGCTCACCAGCTACCGCCGCTGCAAGTGCGGTCACTGGTGAGATAACCGACCCACGGGAGGTGGCCTGA
- the hpt gene encoding hypoxanthine/guanine phosphoribosyltransferase, with the protein MFNKLVTSLESCPMVQRGEYHYFIHPVSDGVPLVEPALLREVAIEMVRVLDLTRVNKIVVAEAMGIHIGVALSLITDIPLCIVRKRHYDLPGEVALHQSTGYSKGELYLNGIEEGDRVVIVDDVLSTGGTMKALLEGLAVAGAEVRDVLVVIKRGECDIGRDYKALVEIEVDESGVHVKDTFF; encoded by the coding sequence ATGTTTAATAAATTGGTTACTTCCCTTGAATCGTGTCCGATGGTACAGCGTGGTGAATATCATTACTTTATCCATCCGGTGAGCGATGGAGTGCCCCTTGTAGAACCCGCTCTTCTGCGGGAAGTTGCAATCGAGATGGTGCGGGTCTTAGACCTCACCCGGGTGAACAAGATTGTGGTGGCAGAGGCGATGGGCATCCACATCGGAGTGGCCCTTTCGCTTATCACCGATATTCCGCTCTGTATCGTCCGGAAACGGCATTATGACCTGCCGGGTGAGGTGGCACTTCACCAGTCCACCGGCTATTCCAAAGGTGAACTCTACCTCAATGGGATTGAGGAGGGCGACCGTGTTGTCATTGTTGATGATGTGCTCTCTACAGGTGGGACAATGAAGGCACTCCTCGAGGGCCTCGCAGTTGCGGGAGCCGAAGTGCGGGATGTCCTTGTTGTTATCAAACGTGGTGAGTGCGATATCGGACGGGACTATAAGGCACTCGTGGAAATCGAGGTCGATGAGTCAGGCGTGCATGTCAAAGATACTTTCTTCTGA
- a CDS encoding ion transporter — MIHIKRREQLDLGYEIFIAAVSILSVFNMVLSNIPGVDQDAVNVVFIINAVLTLLFISDFGIRLGTAPSRSYYFLRDYGWADLLAVIPMFRIFRLFRIYKAYRIVHKYGSGYIRMYLSRNRAESAVYIVVLMVLLIIESGAFLVLQAEQGSPSANIITASDAIWWAYVSITTVGYGDRYPVTPVGRLVGILVLTTGVAVFATFAGLISSKLLTPPEIEESSPEQPLGGDDQVARNIAELRQLIRDREKIETEIMSRIEELEQLLEKDNCPADEKK, encoded by the coding sequence ATGATACATATTAAGCGCAGAGAGCAACTGGACCTGGGATATGAAATATTCATCGCCGCCGTTTCGATACTTTCCGTTTTCAATATGGTTCTCTCCAATATTCCGGGAGTCGACCAGGATGCAGTCAACGTGGTCTTCATTATCAACGCTGTTCTTACCCTGCTTTTTATCTCTGACTTCGGCATCAGATTAGGTACAGCTCCGTCCCGCTCCTATTACTTTTTGCGTGATTATGGCTGGGCTGACCTACTGGCCGTCATACCGATGTTCCGAATCTTCCGGCTGTTCCGGATATACAAGGCATACCGGATTGTGCACAAGTACGGGTCCGGGTATATCAGAATGTACCTTTCCCGGAACCGGGCCGAATCAGCAGTATACATCGTGGTATTAATGGTTCTCCTGATCATCGAATCCGGAGCGTTTTTGGTCCTGCAGGCAGAACAAGGGTCACCATCTGCAAATATCATCACCGCCAGCGATGCGATATGGTGGGCGTATGTCTCTATTACCACGGTAGGTTACGGGGATCGGTATCCGGTGACGCCCGTCGGCCGGTTGGTGGGAATTCTGGTGCTGACAACAGGGGTAGCCGTCTTTGCGACGTTTGCCGGTCTGATATCAAGCAAACTGCTAACCCCCCCGGAGATCGAGGAGAGTTCTCCGGAACAGCCGTTGGGGGGAGACGATCAGGTTGCCCGGAATATTGCGGAACTAAGGCAGCTGATACGGGATCGGGAGAAGATAGAAACAGAGATTATGAGCCGCATCGAAGAGCTGGAACAGCTCCTGGAAAAGGATAATTGTCCGGCGGATGAAAAGAAATAA
- a CDS encoding MFS transporter, whose amino-acid sequence MTNLRPILGLSAAHVVTDIYSPVLSAILPLLILQYGYSYFLAGLIVTVWNLTSSFTQPLFGWLSDRRGFGVPVKYTLVVCAFFISCIGLITNYWLTLLFAVCAALGHALFHPSALSLVSRLASGPKRGRLTSFFVVGGNIGFAIGPLIAGVLVTLWGLPGLVAMIIPGVCMALILHVIIPRDSYKTEAVPAPASSPSSGAPVRSGFRQYRGITLLITGSAFRAWGIFGSVAFLPAYLSMVRGFDLALANIIVSGVLMAGVIGQVVIGTLSDTHGRKELVLLFTLLAIPFFIAALMLSGTLSLVCLILFGFCLWSTFSTTVAMSHEMMPGSPGFISGLMLGLAVGAGGLGVAVSGYIADMAGLPLAMLLISVPVAVSLVFFALVPYPWKNARRNGQIV is encoded by the coding sequence ATGACGAATCTCCGGCCCATTCTGGGACTTTCAGCGGCACATGTGGTGACAGATATCTATTCTCCCGTACTCTCTGCCATTCTGCCGCTGTTAATCCTTCAATATGGATACTCCTACTTTCTCGCAGGGCTCATCGTCACCGTATGGAATCTTACTTCTTCCTTTACCCAGCCGCTCTTTGGCTGGCTGAGTGATCGGCGGGGCTTTGGGGTGCCGGTGAAGTATACCCTCGTCGTCTGTGCGTTCTTCATCTCCTGTATCGGGCTCATTACGAATTATTGGCTGACGCTTCTTTTTGCCGTCTGTGCGGCACTCGGGCATGCCCTCTTCCATCCAAGTGCCCTGTCCCTTGTGTCACGTCTCGCTTCCGGGCCCAAACGGGGTCGACTGACCTCATTTTTCGTTGTCGGAGGCAACATCGGGTTTGCCATCGGCCCCCTGATTGCGGGTGTCCTTGTTACCCTGTGGGGACTGCCCGGCCTTGTCGCAATGATCATCCCTGGTGTCTGCATGGCATTAATCCTGCATGTGATCATCCCGCGGGATAGTTACAAAACAGAAGCGGTCCCTGCCCCTGCCTCTTCTCCTTCCTCCGGCGCACCGGTGCGGAGCGGATTTCGGCAATACCGTGGGATCACTCTTCTAATCACCGGCTCCGCCTTCCGTGCATGGGGAATATTCGGGTCGGTTGCTTTCCTGCCCGCATATCTCAGCATGGTGCGGGGTTTTGATCTGGCGCTGGCAAACATCATCGTATCGGGTGTGCTCATGGCAGGTGTGATCGGACAGGTAGTCATCGGCACCCTCTCCGATACCCACGGGAGAAAAGAGCTGGTTTTGCTCTTCACCCTGCTTGCGATACCGTTTTTCATCGCAGCGCTCATGTTATCCGGTACGCTCTCTCTTGTCTGCCTGATTCTCTTTGGATTCTGCCTCTGGTCCACCTTCTCCACCACGGTTGCCATGTCGCATGAAATGATGCCGGGCAGTCCCGGTTTTATCTCCGGGCTGATGCTGGGTCTGGCAGTGGGAGCGGGCGGTTTGGGTGTGGCCGTGAGCGGATACATTGCCGATATGGCGGGTCTTCCCCTCGCAATGCTCCTGATCTCAGTCCCTGTCGCAGTATCACTTGTCTTTTTCGCACTTGTGCCCTACCCATGGAAGAATGCACGGCGAAACGGGCAAATTGTTTAA
- a CDS encoding PAS domain-containing protein codes for MLIHKLKMQGEPDILAGWIPTDKIGKNLWTDKLDVIEEPAVFFQSDGTVFHTNPAALSFYGVEEADLLGMHCYEMVRRFGLRFSECPYEKMLNGGEPESGMVEYDGVWYAHRAEPVLGDNGEIHGMISTIQDGDERFRLHAVSEQLNCLLAATDNSVLIVGVDQRIVRWNHAVGRIFGHDVNYLKGRLIYDLVPIAFRKTFAAFADRVMKGETISEFSIPAIAKSGDVIDVSVSMAPLHDPAGTVSGMILLSRDVSGERAVDMRLVQHLSDTSVRINGPLSHMRTNLEETVAALQDGLLTTEELVIFLTLLMKSVGHIEEGLREMNNVAIDGIESIPEEFRKYLAR; via the coding sequence ATGTTGATTCATAAATTAAAGATGCAGGGGGAGCCTGATATACTGGCTGGCTGGATTCCGACGGATAAGATCGGAAAAAATCTGTGGACAGACAAACTGGATGTGATCGAAGAACCTGCCGTGTTTTTCCAGTCGGATGGCACCGTATTTCATACAAATCCGGCAGCTCTATCTTTTTATGGTGTTGAAGAGGCTGATCTGCTGGGAATGCATTGTTACGAGATGGTCCGCAGGTTTGGGCTTCGGTTTTCAGAATGTCCGTACGAGAAGATGCTCAATGGTGGAGAGCCGGAATCAGGGATGGTTGAGTATGACGGTGTGTGGTACGCCCACCGGGCAGAGCCGGTACTGGGGGATAATGGTGAGATTCATGGTATGATTTCCACAATTCAGGACGGTGATGAACGTTTTCGCCTCCATGCCGTGTCAGAACAACTGAATTGTCTGTTGGCTGCAACGGATAATTCTGTTCTGATAGTGGGTGTGGACCAGAGAATTGTCCGATGGAATCACGCCGTTGGACGTATCTTTGGACATGATGTGAATTATTTGAAAGGAAGGTTGATTTATGATCTTGTTCCCATCGCATTTCGAAAGACCTTCGCGGCGTTTGCGGATCGTGTGATGAAGGGCGAGACCATATCGGAGTTCTCCATACCTGCCATTGCAAAGAGCGGGGATGTGATTGACGTGTCTGTCTCAATGGCGCCCCTGCATGACCCTGCCGGCACTGTATCCGGAATGATACTCCTCTCCCGTGATGTCAGTGGTGAGCGTGCTGTCGATATGCGGCTGGTTCAACACCTGTCAGACACGTCTGTGAGGATAAACGGCCCGCTTTCTCATATGCGCACAAATTTGGAAGAGACAGTGGCTGCCCTGCAGGACGGTCTTCTTACAACAGAGGAACTGGTGATATTTTTGACACTTCTGATGAAGTCGGTCGGGCATATTGAGGAGGGTCTCAGAGAGATGAACAATGTTGCAATTGATGGTATTGAGTCAATACCCGAAGAGTTTCGGAAATATCTTGCCCGGTAA
- a CDS encoding ABC1 kinase family protein — MVTRLRRYSQIADVLIKYGFGIALEQLHPGTTSRRLFRRKAPVSDLSDYERIRLALEELGPTFIKFGQIVSTRREMLPPELIAELQKLTDKVPSLSFGEVQPTIEKYCGPINEVFEYLEETPIAAASLSQVHRGMLRDGTLVAVKVQRPGIEGLIEVDLAILQSFAERIESRYPEMKIYNPTGMVREFAIQIRRELDFANDGRNADRLRPIVSEVPHVRVPDIHWHYSGKRVLVMEYITGVRVDDVASIRLIGANPHDVANRGTKCYIKQILKYGFFHADPHGGNLLVDMSGDLVFLDFGSIAIIRSERKDAIITLLLGIIEDDVDEIVDSFVDLGVNIEDKFMESFKDDLYTILSEYSGQSIEEFDLSGLMNQIPGLLNRYHLQVPMNLMQVIKVIAMVLDTGKHLDPNFHFSTEVGPYIKEMEIERILSRDTIRYMAKETMNIVDDVLSVPKSLNRALTKATDGSINIDVAATDILHLSRSIDRASNKMLVGFVVGAIVIGSSMMLFLSPEETSVPYNLALFGYLSAFVIGVYSVYRVWKIPGYE; from the coding sequence ATGGTCACCAGGTTGCGACGGTACAGCCAGATCGCTGACGTACTCATCAAATACGGTTTTGGCATTGCTCTTGAGCAGCTGCATCCGGGAACTACTTCCCGTCGGTTGTTCCGAAGGAAGGCCCCGGTAAGCGACCTTTCAGATTACGAGCGTATCCGTCTTGCACTTGAAGAGCTTGGACCGACCTTTATAAAATTTGGCCAGATTGTCAGTACCCGTCGCGAAATGCTTCCGCCGGAACTGATTGCAGAGCTCCAGAAACTGACTGATAAGGTTCCTTCTCTGTCTTTTGGAGAGGTGCAACCCACTATTGAAAAGTACTGTGGCCCTATCAACGAGGTGTTTGAGTATCTGGAAGAAACACCCATTGCGGCAGCCTCACTCTCACAGGTACACCGCGGTATGCTCAGGGATGGCACCCTTGTGGCGGTCAAGGTCCAGCGTCCGGGTATTGAAGGACTAATTGAAGTGGACCTGGCCATCCTGCAGTCGTTTGCAGAACGTATTGAATCCCGGTATCCGGAGATGAAGATTTATAATCCCACCGGCATGGTGCGGGAGTTTGCCATACAGATCCGCCGTGAACTTGATTTTGCCAATGATGGCAGGAATGCGGATCGCCTCCGGCCCATTGTCTCAGAGGTGCCTCATGTGCGTGTCCCGGACATACACTGGCACTATTCCGGAAAACGGGTGCTTGTGATGGAGTACATCACCGGTGTGCGGGTTGATGATGTTGCATCCATTCGTCTCATCGGTGCCAATCCTCATGATGTAGCAAACAGGGGCACGAAGTGCTACATCAAACAGATCCTCAAGTACGGCTTTTTCCACGCCGATCCGCATGGGGGGAACCTGCTCGTTGATATGTCCGGTGACCTGGTGTTTCTTGATTTTGGATCGATTGCAATAATCCGGTCGGAGCGAAAAGACGCCATCATCACCCTTCTTCTTGGCATCATTGAGGATGATGTCGATGAGATTGTGGACTCGTTTGTTGATCTGGGAGTAAACATCGAAGATAAATTCATGGAATCTTTTAAGGATGATCTCTACACCATCCTTTCTGAATACTCCGGACAGAGCATTGAAGAATTTGATCTCTCAGGTCTGATGAATCAGATTCCCGGGCTCCTGAACCGCTACCACCTGCAGGTGCCGATGAACCTGATGCAGGTGATCAAAGTGATCGCGATGGTGCTGGATACGGGTAAACATCTGGACCCGAATTTTCATTTCTCAACGGAAGTGGGCCCGTATATCAAAGAAATGGAGATTGAACGCATACTCTCCCGTGATACTATCCGGTATATGGCAAAGGAGACGATGAACATCGTGGATGATGTGCTGTCGGTACCGAAATCACTCAACCGGGCACTTACCAAGGCGACAGATGGCAGTATCAATATTGATGTCGCGGCGACAGACATCCTGCATCTCTCCCGCTCCATTGACCGCGCCTCCAACAAGATGCTGGTGGGATTTGTTGTCGGGGCAATTGTCATCGGGTCATCAATGATGCTCTTTCTTTCTCCGGAAGAGACATCAGTGCCATATAATCTCGCTCTCTTCGGATATCTCTCCGCATTTGTCATTGGAGTGTATTCAGTCTACCGTGTCTGGAAGATTCCTGGGTATGAGTGA
- a CDS encoding 3-isopropylmalate dehydrogenase produces the protein MYKVAAIGGDGIGPEIVDAGRVVLDAAGERYGFDIDWTDFDIGADRYLATGELLTEDDLKELSAFKSIYFGSIGDDRVKPGILEKGILLGLRFHFDQYINLRPVRMLAGTQTPLAGKGPEDIDFLVVRENTEDFYVGIGSRFSGKEHRDLEVVRDIYSIKFGLDVESDSEEIAYQIGIISREGSSRVMEYAFDAAMKREKKVTSVDKANVLSDVYGLWRDVFTETAARYPDVTTEFNFVDAVTMWFVKNPEWFDVVVAPNMFGDIITDLGAMIQGGLGLAPGGNINPQGTSLFEPIHGSAPKYKGMNRANPIATIWAGSLLLENLGEPEAAAAVVDAIVQSIAAKQTTVDLGGTLGTREAGAWIADAIRNK, from the coding sequence ATGTACAAAGTAGCCGCCATCGGCGGAGATGGAATCGGTCCTGAGATCGTGGACGCCGGACGTGTAGTCCTCGATGCTGCAGGAGAACGCTATGGATTTGACATTGACTGGACGGACTTTGACATCGGAGCAGACCGGTATCTTGCGACAGGCGAACTTCTGACAGAAGACGACCTCAAAGAACTCAGCGCATTCAAATCCATCTACTTCGGGTCTATCGGCGATGACCGCGTTAAACCCGGCATCCTGGAAAAAGGGATTCTCCTCGGCCTCAGGTTCCATTTCGACCAGTACATCAACCTCAGGCCGGTGCGAATGCTCGCAGGGACACAAACACCCCTTGCCGGGAAAGGCCCCGAGGACATCGACTTCCTCGTCGTCCGTGAGAATACTGAAGACTTCTACGTCGGTATCGGATCACGGTTCTCCGGAAAAGAACACCGGGACCTTGAGGTCGTTCGTGACATCTATTCCATAAAATTCGGGTTGGATGTAGAGTCGGACAGCGAGGAGATTGCCTACCAGATTGGTATCATCTCCCGTGAAGGATCGTCACGGGTTATGGAGTACGCCTTTGACGCGGCGATGAAGCGGGAGAAAAAAGTCACAAGTGTTGACAAGGCGAATGTGCTTTCAGATGTATACGGCCTCTGGCGGGATGTCTTCACCGAGACTGCCGCCCGCTATCCGGATGTTACTACTGAGTTCAACTTTGTTGACGCCGTCACCATGTGGTTTGTGAAAAACCCGGAGTGGTTTGATGTGGTCGTTGCCCCCAACATGTTCGGCGACATTATCACCGACCTTGGCGCGATGATACAGGGAGGCCTTGGTCTTGCACCGGGCGGAAACATCAACCCACAGGGCACCTCGCTCTTTGAACCGATCCACGGCTCGGCACCCAAATACAAAGGCATGAACCGGGCAAACCCCATTGCGACTATCTGGGCAGGGTCGCTCCTCCTTGAAAATCTCGGCGAACCGGAGGCGGCCGCAGCTGTCGTTGACGCAATTGTTCAGAGTATTGCTGCAAAACAGACCACTGTAGACCTCGGCGGCACACTCGGTACCCGCGAAGCTGGCGCCTGGATTGCAGACGCCATCCGGAATAAATAA
- a CDS encoding LeuD/DmdB family oxidoreductase small subunit, translating into MRTWKFGDDIDTDAIIPGRYLTLYDPNELAAHAFEGTRDEFSQEAAEGDIIVAGRNFGCGSSREHAPIAIRGAGVQTVIAVSFARIFYRNCIATGVLPVICPEADTITEDEPIALHFDEGYLTAGERILTVEPVPAFMRKIIDAGGLVEYAKNITEIELCTK; encoded by the coding sequence ATGCGTACCTGGAAATTCGGTGACGACATCGACACCGACGCTATCATACCGGGCCGGTATCTTACCCTTTATGACCCGAACGAACTCGCGGCCCATGCCTTCGAGGGCACGCGGGACGAATTTTCACAGGAAGCGGCAGAGGGAGACATCATTGTTGCAGGCAGAAACTTCGGGTGCGGGTCATCGCGTGAACACGCCCCTATCGCTATCCGGGGTGCAGGCGTACAGACGGTTATCGCCGTCTCCTTCGCACGTATCTTCTACCGCAACTGCATTGCGACCGGTGTCTTGCCGGTGATCTGTCCTGAGGCGGACACTATCACAGAAGACGAACCAATCGCGCTTCACTTTGATGAGGGATACCTGACTGCAGGGGAGAGAATCCTCACAGTTGAACCCGTGCCTGCGTTTATGCGAAAAATAATCGATGCAGGCGGGCTTGTTGAATATGCAAAAAATATTACGGAGATAGAATTATGTACAAAGTAG
- the dph2 gene encoding diphthamide biosynthesis enzyme Dph2 yields the protein MSKILSSETWDRLRASGARTVALQFPEGLKRRAPETAAVLKEAGYAVVISGDPCYGACDLATDALALADVLIHFGHAPVDDHPGVIYEYVQFDFDPEMATKAIALLDIKRPVGLVTTVQHAHLTDAVVAVLEASGFQVVVGEGNARTPCRGQVLGCSYASARAAGTDQFLYVGTGVFHAIGVGLATGARVVALDPYTGTAEEADSSRLLRRRFAQIEKARQAKTVGILLSTKTGQRREDLARHLASLSPVADIICMQEVSPDSLLNLGYECYVNTACPRLAYDDQVRFPVPVLSPPEYEIVQGVRDWDDYIIDEI from the coding sequence ATGTCAAAGATACTTTCTTCTGAAACATGGGACAGGCTCCGTGCATCCGGTGCCCGTACGGTAGCCCTCCAGTTTCCTGAGGGGCTCAAACGGCGGGCGCCGGAGACGGCCGCTGTTCTGAAAGAGGCAGGGTATGCGGTTGTGATCAGTGGAGACCCGTGCTATGGGGCCTGTGATCTCGCAACCGATGCGCTGGCCCTCGCCGATGTGCTCATTCATTTCGGGCATGCACCGGTGGATGACCATCCCGGTGTTATCTATGAATATGTACAGTTTGACTTTGACCCGGAGATGGCAACAAAAGCCATTGCCCTTCTGGATATAAAGCGCCCGGTCGGGCTTGTGACCACGGTCCAGCACGCTCACCTGACAGATGCAGTTGTCGCCGTCCTTGAGGCCAGCGGATTTCAGGTAGTGGTGGGAGAAGGTAATGCACGCACGCCATGCCGCGGCCAGGTGCTTGGATGCTCCTATGCCTCTGCCCGCGCGGCAGGCACCGACCAGTTTCTGTATGTCGGCACCGGGGTCTTCCATGCAATCGGTGTCGGGCTTGCCACCGGTGCCCGGGTAGTGGCGCTTGACCCCTATACCGGTACAGCCGAAGAGGCTGATTCATCGCGTCTCCTCCGCCGCCGGTTTGCCCAGATAGAAAAAGCACGGCAGGCGAAAACGGTGGGTATTCTTCTCAGCACCAAGACCGGTCAGCGACGGGAGGATCTGGCCCGGCACCTCGCGTCCCTCTCGCCTGTCGCAGACATCATCTGCATGCAGGAAGTCTCACCTGACTCGCTCCTCAACCTCGGGTATGAATGCTACGTCAATACCGCCTGCCCGCGTCTCGCCTATGACGATCAGGTGCGGTTTCCGGTGCCGGTTCTTTCACCGCCGGAGTATGAGATTGTGCAGGGCGTCCGTGACTGGGACGACTACATCATTGATGAGATATAA
- a CDS encoding METTL5 family protein — MRIRQLEIMLEDCAGFPDPDARSEQYATPAVVAARFLHEADRRGDIRGMRVVDLGCGTGILACGAALLGAGEVIGIDRDKDALAVARKNAEKLGAEVTFLEADISRSGAEIPPADTVIMNPPFGAQRAHADRPFIDAGLASAEVVWGIFNSGSHSFLESYVRRRATIDTVISATFPIRRTFAHHTRDVMPIPVDFIRLVRTEEGEQ; from the coding sequence ATGCGTATTCGGCAACTTGAGATCATGCTGGAGGACTGCGCCGGATTTCCCGACCCGGACGCGAGAAGCGAACAATATGCCACCCCTGCGGTGGTGGCCGCCCGCTTTCTCCATGAGGCAGACCGCCGGGGCGATATCCGGGGTATGCGGGTGGTCGATCTTGGCTGTGGAACCGGAATCCTTGCCTGTGGTGCGGCCCTGCTCGGCGCAGGAGAGGTTATTGGCATTGACCGGGACAAAGACGCCCTTGCGGTGGCCCGGAAGAATGCGGAAAAACTTGGAGCTGAAGTTACCTTTCTTGAAGCAGACATATCCCGCTCTGGTGCGGAGATTCCGCCGGCTGATACCGTCATCATGAACCCGCCTTTTGGTGCCCAGCGGGCCCATGCGGACCGACCGTTCATCGATGCCGGGCTTGCTTCTGCAGAGGTGGTATGGGGCATCTTCAACAGCGGGTCCCATTCGTTTCTGGAGTCCTACGTCCGGCGGCGGGCAACCATTGACACCGTGATCTCCGCCACATTTCCGATCCGCCGGACATTTGCCCATCATACACGGGACGTTATGCCAATTCCGGTTGATTTTATACGATTGGTGCGTACTGAAGAGGGAGAACAATGA